Proteins co-encoded in one Rhodococcus sp. PAMC28707 genomic window:
- a CDS encoding protein adenylyltransferase SelO — MAVHPKFHAIPGLTSTFADQLEALAVPWEGASAPEPRLLVLNEELAASLKLDVDALRGEDGVAILSGSAAPEGSTPVAMAYAGHQFGGYVPMLGDGRALLLGELGSAQGQVDLHLKGSGRTPFSRGGDGLAATGPMLREYLISEAMNSLGVPTTRALSVTATGRDVMREGPEPGAVLARVAASHIRVGTFEFAVRQEGQVQLLADYTIARHYPNLAGDYLAFFEAVVEAQASLVARWMLTGFVHGVMNTDNTTISGQTIDYGPCAFLDAYDRSAVFSSIDHGGRYAFGNQPTVLQWNLARFGETLLALIGPTPEQAIPAVTEILDTFFDRYERHFATGMAAKLDLTEEQLDGVSVDDLLALMETHGADWTGTFRALADELRGNPEPLDALIPREHSQPWLDRWWSVLTDHDHSAKAMDRTNPLYIPRNHLVDGALRAATGGDLEPFEKLLDVVTHPFDIREGFSDYAQPAPQLFAESFRTFCGT, encoded by the coding sequence ATGGCCGTACACCCGAAGTTCCACGCAATTCCAGGCCTCACCAGCACCTTTGCCGACCAGTTGGAGGCCCTTGCGGTCCCGTGGGAAGGCGCGTCCGCACCCGAGCCGAGACTGCTCGTCCTCAACGAGGAGTTGGCGGCGTCGTTGAAGCTCGACGTCGATGCTCTGCGCGGTGAGGACGGGGTGGCCATCCTGTCCGGATCAGCAGCTCCCGAGGGTTCGACCCCAGTGGCGATGGCCTACGCCGGGCATCAATTCGGTGGATACGTACCCATGCTCGGCGACGGGCGCGCACTGCTGCTCGGTGAACTCGGCAGCGCCCAAGGCCAGGTCGATCTGCACCTCAAAGGATCTGGCCGTACCCCTTTCTCACGCGGCGGCGACGGCCTGGCCGCTACGGGACCGATGCTGCGCGAATACTTGATCAGCGAGGCGATGAATTCCCTGGGCGTCCCCACCACGCGAGCACTGTCGGTCACTGCCACCGGCCGCGACGTGATGCGCGAGGGCCCCGAGCCCGGCGCCGTGCTCGCCAGAGTCGCCGCCAGCCACATTCGCGTCGGAACGTTCGAGTTCGCGGTACGACAGGAAGGCCAGGTGCAACTGCTCGCCGACTACACCATCGCCCGTCACTATCCGAATCTTGCCGGGGACTACCTGGCATTCTTCGAGGCCGTCGTCGAGGCACAAGCGTCCCTGGTCGCGCGATGGATGCTCACCGGATTCGTACACGGGGTAATGAACACCGACAACACCACGATCTCCGGCCAGACCATCGACTACGGCCCCTGCGCTTTCCTCGATGCCTACGATCGGTCTGCGGTGTTCAGTTCGATCGACCACGGTGGCCGCTACGCCTTCGGAAACCAACCCACTGTGCTGCAGTGGAACTTGGCGAGATTCGGCGAGACGCTACTCGCGCTCATCGGACCTACTCCCGAACAAGCGATCCCGGCTGTGACGGAAATTCTCGATACCTTTTTCGATCGGTACGAACGCCACTTCGCGACGGGCATGGCGGCCAAGCTCGACCTGACCGAGGAGCAACTCGACGGGGTATCGGTCGACGATCTGCTCGCGCTCATGGAAACCCATGGCGCCGACTGGACCGGCACCTTTCGCGCTCTCGCCGACGAACTGCGCGGCAACCCCGAGCCCCTCGACGCTCTGATCCCGCGCGAACACAGCCAGCCGTGGCTCGACCGTTGGTGGTCCGTCCTGACCGACCATGACCACTCAGCCAAGGCGATGGACCGCACCAATCCGTTGTACATCCCACGCAACCATCTCGTCGACGGAGCCCTGCGCGCGGCAACGGGCGGCGACCTCGAGCCATTCGAGAAGCTACTCGACGTCGTGACACATCCGTTCGACATCCGCGAAGGCTTCTCGGACTATGCGCAACCTGCACCGCAACTGTTCGCGGAGAGCTTCCGGACATTCTGCGGGACCTGA
- a CDS encoding carboxymuconolactone decarboxylase family protein → MTTRIDFASSDPAVRKALVALDAATRAGIDPALAELIRIRASQLNGCAYCLHMHTSDARKAGESEEKLALVAVWRDARNFFDEKEQAVLALTESVTLISQGGVPDDVYDRVAEYFDDHGIAQLIAQIFTINAWNRIGITTHLVPGVDNRTA, encoded by the coding sequence GACTTCGCATCTTCCGATCCTGCAGTCCGCAAGGCTCTGGTTGCACTCGATGCCGCCACCAGAGCGGGAATCGATCCAGCCCTGGCCGAGCTGATAAGGATCCGCGCGTCGCAGCTGAACGGGTGCGCGTACTGCCTGCACATGCACACATCTGACGCACGTAAAGCTGGGGAAAGCGAAGAGAAGTTGGCGCTGGTGGCGGTGTGGCGGGATGCGAGAAATTTCTTCGACGAGAAGGAGCAGGCGGTCTTGGCACTCACCGAATCGGTCACCTTGATCTCGCAAGGTGGTGTCCCCGACGACGTGTACGACCGCGTCGCCGAGTATTTCGACGACCACGGCATTGCCCAGTTGATCGCGCAGATCTTCACCATAAACGCGTGGAATCGCATCGGCATCACAACGCACCTTGTCCCTGGCGTCGACAACAGAACTGCCTAG